Genomic DNA from Candidatus Latescibacter sp.:
TTCTATCTTCTGTCTTCAATCTTCTTCTTTATTTGGAGCCGTTCAGCCGATTCAGGCATGTCGATAGCGATATCCTTCATGGACAATCCAGAATTGATGGAAACCGAATAGAAAGAAAAATCGAGCGAGTGCCGTTCGTTTCGGATAATCATTTTTCGAGGAAAGATACCGGCGCCAACTGCCCGGAAATCCTGGGATTTTTTATGCCAGACGGAGGTCCCGCCCACCGTGAGATCCTCTTCCGCTACCAGCAGCTGCGGCCCTTCGACCAGATACCGGTATACCGTATCGCCCCTGACCAGGGCCAGTTCCATGCGATTTCCATTCTTTTTGAGAGAAGCCTGAAATCCAAAAATTTCATCATGGGGAGGCGCCAGAACGGAAAAAACGGAAGCAAACCTGGTGACATCGAACTCAAAATCGGGAACGAGCTTATGGAGCAGACCTTCTCTGTTCTCCCCTTTCACATATCCGTTCAGGGAGGGGAGGAAAACAGTCATGGAATCGCCGTCTGAGGAAATTTCAGCAAGCTCGATTCCTGCGAAACCTTTTAATATAACTTTGATTCGGTCGGGCGCGATAAAGCGTATTACCGTGGTGGCCGACTGCTCATGGCCGTTATGCCTTTCTATCACCTTAGCCCAGCCGGAAAAGTCCCTTACCGCCGCAGACTGTTTGTACAGGGAATCGAGAATCTGTTCGACTGTAACATCTTCAGGAATTCCCGGCGGTTTCATTCCGCATCCCTGAAAGAAGAGTATCAGGCTGAACAAAGCCAGAAAGGCAATTCTTCCCATTGTCTGTTAGCGCCCCATGCTGTCGATCTTCGGCTGAATCCTGGCCTTGTCTTCTCCATATTTGATAGCGCTTTTATATGCGTCGTCTGCGTCGTTTTTCATTTCAAGCCGGGCAAGAACATCGCCGTAATGATCATAGATCACGCCCTTGTCCTGATTATCCGAATATTTCAAAGCCTGCTCAATATATTTCCTGGCTTCATGGTAATTCCTCTTCCGGTAAAATCCCCAGCCAAGTGTATCTAGAAAGGCTCCGTTCCTGGGATCCAGGGAAGTCGCTTTTTTAGCCATCTCCAGCGCCCTGGAAAGGTTCTTTCCGTTTTCCATGTACATGTAGGCCAGATTGTTCAGGGCAAGGGCATTGTCCGGCTCCTTTTTAATCACCAGGCGCAGAGCATTCTCAGCTTTCGGAAAATTTTTCTGGGCATCATAGACGATCCCGAGCTGCATCAGGTATCCCGTGTTGTCAGGATCGCTTTTGAGCCGTTCGAGCAATTTTGCCTCGGAAATATCGTATTTTCCGGCGGAATTATAAGCTTGTGTAAGTAAACCGAAATACAAGGTATTATCCGGATCTGACCCGGAGAGGAACTCAAAAATGGCTATTGCGTCGTCATATCGCCTGAGTTCCAAGTAGATTCTTCCCTCCAGCGTCTTGACTTGCTCGGTAGCCTTGATATTTTTAACAGCGTCCTCCTGAATGAGTCGTACCGCTTCGTCCTTCTTGTCAAGACGGATCAGAGCGCGGGCATAACCCGCATAAGCTTTGAGTTTGTATTCATCAGCGATTTTATCCAAAGGCTTGTCGAATCCCTTCCTGTAATAGTCCGCCGCCTCGGAGTAGAGATCGAGGTAATTCATTGACTTGCCGAGAGAAAAATAGAAAGAGGCGTCGTCTTCTCCACGGGTGATGATGGAATCACGGAGCGCCAAAGCCTCTTTGTCTTTCCTGGCATTGAAATAGAGAGCGCTCAGAGTTTTCAATATATTCGGATTGCTGAATCCGGCTGCCCGGGCTTTCTCAAAATAAGTAATGGCGCTTTCCCAGTTATGCAGCTTAAACATGTAAGTATTGCCGATGCTGAGCAGGAGATGCTGATTCCCGGGATTTTTGGCCAATCCCTGATCCAATATATCAATAGCTTTCTGGTCCTGATCAAGCTGATTGTAAATATCGGACATCCCCACCCATGCATCGGCATTTGCCGGGGTACGCTCCACCATGCGCCGGAGAACCGAGAGCGCATCGTCAGTCATGCCGTTCATCG
This window encodes:
- a CDS encoding DUF4292 domain-containing protein; this encodes MGRIAFLALFSLILFFQGCGMKPPGIPEDVTVEQILDSLYKQSAAVRDFSGWAKVIERHNGHEQSATTVIRFIAPDRIKVILKGFAGIELAEISSDGDSMTVFLPSLNGYVKGENREGLLHKLVPDFEFDVTRFASVFSVLAPPHDEIFGFQASLKKNGNRMELALVRGDTVYRYLVEGPQLLVAEEDLTVGGTSVWHKKSQDFRAVGAGIFPRKMIIRNERHSLDFSFYSVSINSGLSMKDIAIDMPESAERLQIKKKIEDRR
- a CDS encoding tetratricopeptide repeat protein; amino-acid sequence: MLHSGKNLYSAALIGSALWAVLILFGCAATVPKGTAKGINEQLTRKSVDLFVEGKSAEIRKDYGKALAFYFEALQYDPRNDDIMLALARVFASSGKIKSAEYFAEMTVQVKPANADGWRMLQTLYQQEGDIPSAAEALEMYIKLKPETSFSDVVRLSRYYFAMKMKNRAKSILLARIKRPNTPDGELNDVAGLLAMNGMTDDALSVLRRMVERTPANADAWVGMSDIYNQLDQDQKAIDILDQGLAKNPGNQHLLLSIGNTYMFKLHNWESAITYFEKARAAGFSNPNILKTLSALYFNARKDKEALALRDSIITRGEDDASFYFSLGKSMNYLDLYSEAADYYRKGFDKPLDKIADEYKLKAYAGYARALIRLDKKDEAVRLIQEDAVKNIKATEQVKTLEGRIYLELRRYDDAIAIFEFLSGSDPDNTLYFGLLTQAYNSAGKYDISEAKLLERLKSDPDNTGYLMQLGIVYDAQKNFPKAENALRLVIKKEPDNALALNNLAYMYMENGKNLSRALEMAKKATSLDPRNGAFLDTLGWGFYRKRNYHEARKYIEQALKYSDNQDKGVIYDHYGDVLARLEMKNDADDAYKSAIKYGEDKARIQPKIDSMGR